In the Maridesulfovibrio bastinii DSM 16055 genome, one interval contains:
- a CDS encoding IclR family transcriptional regulator, with the protein MSEGRIIQSVARALNILELFERSSSDLSVTEIANKLDLSKSTAYGLISTLAHKGYLEQNPRDSRYSLGLKLLRLGGAVQRHSLIVRKAQRYMEKLVQEFSETVHLTVERNGMVVYIAKIHGEKAIFMQSAVGAENPMYCTAVGKCLLAFMDESKRERILRQMGPLERRGPNTITDMDEMRKELKSISEKGISIDDEEHVPGLMCIAAPVRNYDGEVIAAISISGAKAGISSKMLATISERITQIAQQISSEL; encoded by the coding sequence ATGTCAGAAGGTAGAATAATTCAATCCGTTGCGAGAGCACTAAACATTCTGGAGCTGTTCGAAAGATCATCTTCAGATCTCAGTGTAACTGAAATCGCAAATAAATTGGATTTAAGCAAAAGCACTGCCTACGGACTGATTAGCACTCTGGCTCATAAAGGATACCTTGAGCAGAACCCCAGAGACTCCAGATATTCGCTTGGCCTGAAACTTTTAAGACTTGGTGGAGCTGTTCAGCGCCACAGCCTTATTGTACGAAAGGCCCAGCGCTATATGGAAAAACTGGTTCAGGAGTTTTCAGAAACAGTTCATTTGACTGTGGAAAGAAACGGCATGGTCGTCTACATAGCTAAAATTCATGGCGAAAAGGCAATATTCATGCAATCTGCTGTTGGAGCTGAAAATCCCATGTATTGCACCGCTGTCGGCAAGTGCCTGCTGGCCTTTATGGATGAATCCAAACGTGAACGCATCCTCAGGCAGATGGGTCCCCTTGAAAGACGAGGTCCTAATACGATCACTGATATGGATGAAATGCGTAAAGAGCTGAAATCCATAAGTGAAAAAGGAATCAGTATCGATGATGAGGAACATGTACCGGGTTTAATGTGCATTGCTGCACCGGTACGCAATTATGATGGTGAAGTTATCGCTGCGATCAGTATTTCCGGGGCTAAAGCCGGAATCTCTTCCAAAATGCTGGCAACAATTTCTGAGCGAATCACTCAGATTGCGCAGCAGATAAGTTCTGAATTGTAA